From Spartinivicinus ruber, the proteins below share one genomic window:
- the coxB gene encoding cytochrome c oxidase subunit II produces the protein MLLGEKPKLIAAISMLLACGSVYGDWEVNLPQGVTEVSRSIYDLHMTIFWICVAIGVVVFGVMFWSMLMHRKSLGAKPAAFHENTLVEVIWTAIPFLILVSMAVPATQTLIQVYDTKESDIDIQITGYQWKWHYKYLTDDVGFFSNLSTPRAEIANEEPKGDHYLLEVDEPLVVPVNKKIRFLITANDVIHSWWVPQLAVKKDAIPGFINEAWTRIEEPGIYRGQCAELCGKDHGFMPIVVEAKSAEDYQAWLVAKKEAAEKERELRDKVWSQDELYSRGEKVYNTTCAACHQPNGEGVPPVFPAIKGSKIATGDPQQHIATVVNGVQGTAMQAFGKQLNEVDLAAVITYQRNAWGNNAGDKIVPMDIVKFNEAGQ, from the coding sequence ATGTTGTTAGGAGAGAAACCGAAGCTAATAGCAGCTATCAGCATGCTACTGGCATGTGGATCGGTGTATGGGGATTGGGAAGTTAACTTACCCCAAGGGGTTACTGAAGTTAGCCGCTCCATCTACGATCTTCATATGACGATATTTTGGATTTGTGTTGCCATTGGCGTGGTCGTTTTTGGCGTGATGTTTTGGTCTATGTTAATGCACCGAAAATCTCTTGGTGCCAAGCCTGCAGCTTTTCATGAAAACACGCTAGTTGAGGTCATTTGGACAGCAATCCCTTTTCTTATTCTTGTCTCGATGGCTGTGCCAGCGACACAAACCTTAATTCAAGTATACGACACCAAAGAATCTGATATTGATATTCAAATAACAGGCTATCAATGGAAATGGCACTATAAATACCTTACTGATGATGTAGGTTTTTTTAGCAACCTGAGTACACCTAGAGCAGAAATAGCTAATGAAGAACCAAAGGGTGACCACTACTTACTTGAAGTGGATGAACCTCTGGTTGTGCCTGTTAATAAAAAAATACGTTTTTTAATTACGGCTAATGATGTTATTCATTCCTGGTGGGTGCCTCAACTTGCGGTTAAAAAAGATGCTATTCCTGGGTTTATTAATGAAGCCTGGACACGTATCGAAGAGCCTGGCATTTACCGTGGTCAATGTGCAGAACTTTGCGGAAAAGATCACGGTTTTATGCCAATAGTGGTTGAAGCAAAATCTGCAGAAGATTATCAAGCTTGGTTAGTCGCTAAAAAAGAAGCTGCGGAAAAAGAGCGAGAACTACGGGATAAAGTATGGTCTCAAGATGAACTCTATAGTCGTGGTGAAAAAGTTTATAACACAACATGTGCAGCATGCCATCAGCCTAATGGAGAAGGTGTGCCTCCTGTTTTCCCTGCTATTAAAGGAAGCAAGATTGCAACAGGTGATCCGCAACAACATATAGCAACTGTCGTCAATGGTGTACAGGGTACGGCAATGCAAGCATTTGGCAAACAGCTTAATGAAGTAGATCTTGCTGCTGTGATTACTTATCAGCGTAATGCTTGGGGTAACAATGCAGGCGATAAAATAGTGCCAATGGATATTGTAAAGTTTAACGAAGCAGGGCAATAA
- a CDS encoding gamma carbonic anhydrase family protein — protein sequence MSTIIREFQGHRPQIADRVWIDPTATIIGHVTIGEDCSVWPQAVVRGDMHSITIGARTSIQDGSILHITHASTYNPDGYPLIIGDDVTVGHLAMLHGCTIGNEVLVGMKATIMDGAVVESQVVIGAGSLVPPGKTLESGYLYVGSPAKQVRALTDKELSYFKYSAENYVKLKNQYLVEQSQS from the coding sequence ATGTCTACAATAATACGCGAGTTTCAAGGCCACCGCCCCCAAATAGCTGATAGGGTTTGGATTGACCCAACTGCCACTATTATCGGTCATGTCACTATTGGTGAAGATTGTTCCGTATGGCCTCAAGCAGTGGTTCGTGGTGATATGCACTCGATTACAATTGGAGCAAGAACCAGTATCCAAGATGGCTCTATCTTACACATCACCCATGCTAGCACTTACAACCCAGATGGGTATCCACTAATCATCGGTGATGATGTTACTGTTGGCCACTTGGCAATGCTCCATGGCTGCACCATTGGCAACGAAGTATTGGTTGGCATGAAAGCAACAATAATGGATGGTGCTGTAGTTGAGTCACAAGTCGTGATTGGTGCAGGAAGCCTGGTTCCCCCAGGAAAAACTTTAGAGAGCGGCTATTTATATGTAGGCAGCCCAGCCAAACAGGTGAGAGCACTAACAGATAAAGAGTTGAGTTACTTTAAATACAGCGCAGAAAATTATGTAAAGCTGAAGAATCAATATTTAGTGGAGCAATCACAGAGCTGA
- a CDS encoding YheV family putative zinc ribbon protein, translating into MSITKRFIAGAVCPRCANMDRIVVYQENDHEVRECVECGYTDSMATIGSPTELPTRVNHPSTSVSQPVSQPLKFYPNPKLKPKQQYQKD; encoded by the coding sequence ATGAGTATTACTAAACGTTTTATAGCAGGGGCTGTTTGCCCCCGTTGTGCAAATATGGACCGTATAGTCGTTTATCAAGAAAATGACCATGAAGTAAGGGAGTGTGTTGAATGTGGTTACACTGATAGTATGGCGACAATTGGTTCACCTACAGAATTACCCACCCGAGTTAATCATCCAAGTACCAGCGTTTCTCAACCTGTCAGTCAGCCATTGAAGTTTTATCCAAATCCAAAACTAAAGCCGAAACAACAATACCAAAAAGACTAG
- the ctaD gene encoding cytochrome c oxidase subunit I — MSAVIDDHTHTADDHHHGPAKGFMRWVLTTNHKDIGTMYLWFSFAMFLTGGIMAMVIRSELFQPGLQIVEPEFFNQMTTLHGLIMVFGAVMPAFVGLANWMVPMMIGAPDMAMPRMNNWSFWILPFAFFILISSLFMEGGAPNFGWTFYAPLSTTYAPPSVTFFILSVHMMGMSSIMGAINIIATILNLRAPGMTMMKMPLFVWTWLITAFLLIAVMPVLAGVVTMMLMDIHFGTSFFNAGGGGDPLLFQHVFWFFGHPEVYIMILPAFGAVSAIIPTFSRKPLFGYTSMVYATASIAFLSFIVWAHHMFTVGIPLTGELFFMYATMLIAVPTGVKVFNWVTTMYRGSLTFETPMLFAVAFVILFTIGGFSGLMLAIAPSDFQYHDTYFVVAHFHYVLVPGAIFGIYAGVYYWLPKWTGHMYDELLGKTHFWLSFIGMNMAFFPMHFVGLAGMPRRIPDYSLQFANFNMMSSVGAFLFGATQLLFLFIVIKTIVGGKKAPAQVWEDAEGLEWTLPSPAPYHTFSTPPDVK; from the coding sequence ATGAGTGCTGTTATTGATGATCATACCCACACAGCTGATGACCATCATCATGGTCCTGCTAAAGGGTTTATGCGCTGGGTATTAACCACTAACCACAAAGACATTGGAACAATGTATTTATGGTTTAGTTTTGCCATGTTTCTTACGGGTGGAATCATGGCAATGGTTATTCGCTCGGAGTTATTTCAACCAGGCTTACAAATTGTTGAGCCTGAGTTTTTCAACCAAATGACCACCTTGCATGGCTTAATTATGGTATTTGGTGCAGTTATGCCCGCTTTTGTGGGTTTAGCCAACTGGATGGTGCCAATGATGATTGGTGCACCTGATATGGCTATGCCAAGGATGAATAACTGGAGCTTTTGGATTTTACCTTTTGCCTTCTTTATTTTAATCAGCTCATTGTTTATGGAAGGTGGTGCACCAAATTTTGGTTGGACTTTCTACGCGCCACTTTCAACAACTTATGCACCACCTTCGGTTACTTTCTTTATTTTGTCTGTGCACATGATGGGGATGTCTTCCATTATGGGAGCGATTAATATTATTGCAACCATCCTTAATTTACGTGCTCCTGGTATGACGATGATGAAGATGCCGTTATTTGTCTGGACTTGGTTAATCACGGCATTTTTGTTAATTGCGGTTATGCCTGTATTGGCCGGTGTAGTGACCATGATGTTGATGGATATTCACTTTGGCACCAGCTTTTTTAATGCTGGTGGTGGTGGTGATCCTTTATTGTTCCAGCATGTTTTTTGGTTTTTTGGTCATCCTGAAGTATATATTATGATTCTGCCTGCCTTTGGGGCTGTGTCAGCAATCATACCAACATTTTCTAGAAAGCCCTTATTCGGTTACACCTCCATGGTTTATGCAACAGCATCGATAGCTTTTCTGTCGTTTATTGTATGGGCTCATCACATGTTTACTGTGGGTATACCATTGACTGGTGAATTATTCTTCATGTATGCCACCATGTTAATTGCTGTGCCAACAGGGGTAAAAGTATTTAACTGGGTAACTACTATGTATCGGGGATCACTAACTTTTGAAACCCCTATGCTGTTTGCAGTCGCCTTTGTTATCTTATTCACCATAGGTGGATTTTCAGGATTGATGTTGGCTATTGCACCTTCGGATTTTCAGTACCACGACACTTATTTTGTAGTTGCACACTTTCATTATGTGTTAGTACCAGGTGCAATTTTTGGTATTTATGCAGGCGTTTATTACTGGCTGCCAAAATGGACCGGTCATATGTACGATGAGCTGCTGGGCAAAACCCACTTTTGGTTGTCTTTCATTGGGATGAATATGGCCTTTTTCCCAATGCATTTTGTTGGTTTGGCTGGTATGCCAAGAAGGATTCCTGATTATTCCTTACAATTTGCCAACTTTAATATGATGTCCAGTGTGGGAGCCTTCTTGTTTGGTGCAACCCAACTCTTATTTCTTTTTATTGTTATTAAGACAATTGTGGGTGGTAAAAAAGCACCTGCTCAAGTGTGGGAAGATGCAGAAGGCCTTGAATGGACTTTACCATCACCAGCGCCTTACCACACATTTTCTACGCCACCTGATGTCAAGTAA
- a CDS encoding COX15/CtaA family protein gives MKVKAGYWLALLTTTLAACVVILGAYTRLVDAGLGCPDWPGCYGFLTVPATSADIAEANLRYPEMPVEIAKGWPEMIHRYLAGTLGLFILMITIVAYREHKKDKCYPIKLPLFLLVMVIIQAAFGMWTVTLKLWPQVVLAHLIGGFTTFSLLFLLTLRLRTVKSISTQQKRVSVGNNLSKYRALASTGLIIVVFQIMLGGWTSSNYAAIACLDFPTCHNSFWPEMDFSQGFNIFQQIGPNYLGGIMDSNARTAIHMTHRIGAMITTVFLGYMCFSLFRNKHNYIDKTSQKIINNWTVSVLIILIAQLSLGVSNIMWFIPLLVAVAHNACGALLLVSLVGLNYQLYKINRQEISNA, from the coding sequence ATGAAGGTAAAAGCAGGTTATTGGTTAGCTCTCTTAACCACAACTTTAGCTGCCTGTGTTGTTATTTTAGGTGCTTATACCCGACTAGTTGACGCTGGGCTTGGCTGTCCTGATTGGCCGGGTTGTTATGGGTTTTTAACTGTGCCAGCTACTAGTGCAGATATAGCAGAAGCCAATTTACGTTATCCTGAAATGCCGGTTGAAATAGCTAAAGGTTGGCCAGAAATGATCCATCGTTATCTTGCTGGTACTTTAGGTTTATTTATACTAATGATAACAATTGTTGCCTACCGGGAGCATAAGAAAGATAAGTGTTACCCAATTAAATTACCTCTATTTTTACTTGTTATGGTGATTATTCAAGCGGCATTTGGCATGTGGACCGTTACTTTGAAACTGTGGCCTCAAGTGGTACTTGCGCATTTAATTGGTGGTTTTACAACATTCAGCTTGTTATTTTTACTTACGCTTAGACTACGAACTGTCAAAAGTATAAGTACCCAACAAAAAAGAGTATCAGTTGGAAATAACTTATCAAAATATAGAGCTTTAGCGAGTACTGGACTTATCATTGTAGTGTTTCAAATTATGTTAGGTGGATGGACTAGTTCAAACTATGCGGCTATTGCCTGTTTAGATTTTCCAACTTGTCATAATAGTTTTTGGCCAGAGATGGATTTTAGCCAAGGATTTAATATTTTCCAGCAAATAGGCCCTAATTATTTAGGTGGAATAATGGATAGTAATGCTCGTACAGCTATTCATATGACACATCGTATTGGGGCAATGATAACCACTGTTTTTCTTGGTTATATGTGTTTTAGCTTGTTTCGTAATAAGCACAATTATATTGATAAAACTAGTCAAAAAATTATTAATAATTGGACTGTTAGTGTTTTGATAATACTTATTGCTCAGCTTTCGCTCGGTGTTAGTAATATCATGTGGTTTATTCCATTGCTTGTCGCTGTAGCACATAATGCATGTGGTGCATTATTGCTTGTGTCATTAGTTGGATTGAATTATCAGCTATATAAAATTAATAGGCAGGAAATAAGTAATGCATAA
- a CDS encoding twin transmembrane helix small protein, which produces MWIKITILILLFAVVSSLVAGFYFLIHDESKTGRLVKSLTLRVSLTVMIIILLIYGYYSGELAPNTPWIHTFE; this is translated from the coding sequence GTGTGGATTAAAATTACTATTCTTATTTTATTATTTGCTGTTGTTTCAAGCTTAGTAGCAGGCTTTTACTTTCTTATCCACGATGAAAGTAAAACTGGCCGCTTAGTTAAATCATTAACATTAAGAGTTTCTCTTACTGTGATGATTATTATTCTACTTATTTATGGTTACTATTCTGGTGAACTAGCTCCTAACACCCCATGGATACATACTTTTGAGTAA
- a CDS encoding SURF1 family protein, giving the protein MKLLLNNIVKHYQLSILVLIVITTTTVLGIWQISRGYEKVTLQEKFIQKSSGEPVDLDQFLSSTENKNNRDDINYRYVISKGSFIRNQHILLDNQIVNGRVGFNVISPFVTEQGRLVLVDRGWIGPITRRDQLPEVPEYNEQLKLVGILFNQLSKPFLLSKEALASDWPKIVQALDTKQLKKIFNLTNFYLIRLDKPQEGAFTPHYKLINISPEKHWGYAVQWFAMAVIILLLFLRFIYKNK; this is encoded by the coding sequence ATGAAGTTATTACTGAATAATATTGTAAAGCACTATCAACTATCAATACTAGTATTAATAGTAATTACTACTACAACTGTATTGGGAATTTGGCAAATATCCCGTGGCTATGAAAAGGTAACTTTACAAGAAAAATTCATCCAAAAAAGCTCTGGTGAGCCAGTCGATCTTGATCAGTTTCTGAGTAGTACTGAAAATAAAAATAATCGTGATGATATTAATTACCGGTATGTGATAAGTAAAGGAAGCTTTATTCGCAATCAACATATTTTACTTGACAATCAGATAGTTAATGGAAGAGTAGGATTTAATGTTATTTCACCTTTTGTAACAGAGCAAGGGCGGTTAGTGCTAGTGGACAGAGGTTGGATTGGGCCAATAACAAGAAGGGACCAATTGCCAGAAGTGCCTGAATATAATGAGCAGCTAAAATTAGTGGGAATATTATTCAATCAACTGTCTAAACCCTTTCTACTTAGTAAAGAAGCATTAGCCAGTGATTGGCCAAAAATAGTACAAGCGCTGGATACTAAACAACTAAAAAAAATATTCAATTTAACAAATTTTTATTTAATAAGACTAGATAAGCCGCAAGAAGGGGCTTTTACTCCCCATTACAAGTTGATAAATATTTCACCAGAAAAACATTGGGGGTATGCAGTGCAGTGGTTTGCAATGGCTGTAATTATTTTATTACTGTTTTTGCGATTTATATATAAAAATAAATAA
- the prlC gene encoding oligopeptidase A — protein MTNPLLESHELPPFSAVKPEHVEPAINKLIEESKQAIDELVKQNSTVSWDSVNVPLEEISDRFNKAWSPVSHLNSVVNSPELREVYNKCLPKLAEYGTWLGQHQGLFKTYQALADSVEFKKLDVAQQKVVTNALRDFRLSGIALEGEAKQRYGELKKQLSEKTSQFSDNVLDATHHWEKHITDKSELAGLPESALEVAEAAAKAKDLTGYLLNLEFPSYLPVMTYCKNRQLRQEMYTAFCTKASDQGPNAGKWDNSSLIDDILTLRHELAQLLGFNNYAELSLATKMAESPEEVVGFLNELAEKTYPVAKQEFAELTAFAKQLDGLEQLEAWDVAYYAEKLKHDRYDISQEQLRPYFPAEKVVSGMFEVVHRLFGINIVEVNGVDAWHKDVKFFNVVRDGKIVGQFFLDLYSRSKKRSGAWMDECQVRRKVADKVQIPVAHLVCNFTPPVGGKPALLTHDEVTTLFHEFGHGLHHMLTQVDYMDVSGINGVPWDAVELPSQFLENWCWEKEALTLISGHYQTGEVLPEEMLNKLLAAKNFQSGMMMVRQLEFALFDFKLHLEHQPGMDVQKVINEVRQQVAVVPAPEFNRFQNSFSHIFAGGYAAGYYSYKWAEVLSADAFSKFEEHGIFDQITGQQFLTSILEKGGSEDAMKLFVDFRGHKPSIKPLLKHSGITQ, from the coding sequence ATGACTAACCCACTGTTAGAAAGCCATGAACTGCCTCCCTTTAGTGCTGTAAAACCTGAGCATGTTGAGCCAGCCATAAATAAGTTAATCGAAGAAAGCAAGCAAGCTATTGATGAGCTGGTCAAACAAAATTCTACAGTGAGCTGGGATTCAGTGAATGTCCCGTTGGAAGAAATTAGCGACCGCTTTAATAAAGCCTGGTCTCCAGTAAGCCATTTAAACTCTGTGGTAAATAGCCCAGAGTTAAGGGAGGTATACAATAAGTGTCTTCCAAAGCTTGCTGAATATGGCACTTGGTTGGGTCAACACCAAGGTTTATTTAAAACCTACCAGGCATTGGCTGACTCTGTAGAATTTAAAAAGCTGGATGTTGCTCAACAAAAAGTGGTTACCAATGCGTTAAGAGATTTTCGTTTATCAGGCATAGCCCTAGAGGGTGAAGCAAAACAGCGATATGGTGAACTGAAAAAGCAGCTGTCAGAAAAAACCAGTCAATTTTCCGACAATGTGTTAGATGCAACTCATCACTGGGAAAAGCATATCACTGATAAAAGTGAATTAGCAGGGTTGCCAGAATCTGCATTAGAAGTAGCAGAAGCCGCTGCTAAAGCTAAAGACTTAACGGGTTATTTATTAAACTTGGAATTTCCCAGTTATTTACCAGTGATGACTTATTGTAAAAACCGGCAACTGCGACAGGAAATGTACACGGCTTTTTGTACTAAAGCATCTGATCAAGGTCCAAATGCTGGCAAGTGGGATAATAGCTCGTTAATAGATGATATTTTAACCTTGCGTCATGAATTAGCTCAGTTACTTGGTTTTAATAATTATGCAGAACTGTCATTAGCTACCAAAATGGCAGAATCTCCTGAAGAAGTGGTGGGCTTTTTGAATGAACTTGCTGAAAAAACCTATCCAGTTGCCAAACAGGAGTTTGCTGAGTTAACGGCATTTGCCAAGCAACTGGATGGCTTAGAGCAGCTAGAAGCTTGGGATGTTGCTTATTATGCTGAAAAGCTAAAACACGATCGCTATGATATTTCTCAAGAGCAGTTACGGCCTTACTTCCCTGCTGAAAAAGTTGTTTCTGGTATGTTTGAGGTGGTCCATCGCTTATTTGGCATTAATATTGTTGAAGTTAATGGTGTGGATGCCTGGCATAAAGACGTTAAGTTTTTTAATGTGGTTCGTGACGGTAAAATTGTAGGGCAGTTTTTCTTAGACCTTTATTCCAGAAGTAAAAAACGCAGTGGTGCCTGGATGGATGAGTGCCAGGTAAGGCGCAAAGTAGCGGATAAAGTACAAATTCCTGTTGCTCATTTGGTATGTAATTTCACACCACCTGTTGGAGGTAAACCGGCATTATTAACCCATGATGAGGTCACGACTTTATTTCACGAATTTGGCCATGGGTTACATCATATGCTTACCCAAGTGGACTATATGGATGTTTCTGGTATTAATGGAGTGCCTTGGGATGCGGTGGAACTACCTAGTCAGTTTTTAGAGAACTGGTGTTGGGAAAAAGAAGCATTAACATTGATTTCTGGTCACTATCAAACCGGTGAGGTGTTGCCTGAAGAGATGTTAAATAAGCTGTTGGCAGCAAAGAACTTTCAGTCGGGCATGATGATGGTACGGCAGTTAGAGTTTGCGTTGTTTGACTTTAAATTACATCTGGAGCATCAGCCTGGTATGGATGTTCAGAAAGTAATAAATGAAGTTAGACAACAAGTAGCTGTGGTACCTGCCCCTGAATTTAACCGTTTTCAAAATAGCTTTTCACATATTTTTGCTGGTGGCTATGCGGCAGGTTATTACAGTTATAAATGGGCGGAAGTATTATCAGCAGATGCTTTTTCAAAGTTTGAAGAACATGGAATCTTTGATCAAATCACCGGCCAACAATTTTTAACCAGCATATTAGAAAAAGGTGGCTCTGAAGATGCTATGAAGTTGTTTGTGGATTTTCGTGGCCACAAACCCAGCATTAAGCCATTATTAAAACATAGTGGAATCACGCAATAG
- a CDS encoding cytochrome c oxidase subunit 3, with amino-acid sequence MTTESSYYVPAQSKWPIIASVGLFTTVYGAASLLNDSAQGVKDSSAHWILFTGAAIMAYMLFGWFSNVIRESRAGLYSPQMDRTFRWGMCWFIFSEVMFFAAFFGTLFYVRNLSVPWLGGEGHADMTHKLLWPEFESAWPLMSNPDNKLFPGAKGIIEPWEIPLLNTILLVTSSVTLTFAHHKLRENDRGKVKGWLIATLILGYAFLFFQAEEYIHAYNELGLTLNAGIYGSTFFILTGFHGAHVTLGAIMLTIMLIRIYKGHFSGEKHFAFEAASWYWHFVDVVWIGLFIFVYVF; translated from the coding sequence ATGACAACCGAAAGCTCCTATTATGTACCGGCCCAGAGTAAGTGGCCAATCATTGCTTCAGTTGGGCTCTTCACCACTGTTTACGGCGCTGCCAGTTTATTAAATGACAGTGCACAAGGAGTGAAAGACTCTTCTGCTCACTGGATTTTATTTACTGGTGCAGCAATTATGGCTTATATGCTGTTTGGCTGGTTTAGTAATGTTATTAGAGAAAGCCGGGCAGGTCTTTATAGCCCACAAATGGATCGTACCTTTCGTTGGGGAATGTGCTGGTTTATTTTTTCTGAAGTTATGTTCTTTGCCGCTTTTTTTGGCACTTTATTCTATGTGCGTAATCTTTCTGTACCTTGGTTGGGAGGGGAGGGGCATGCGGATATGACTCATAAATTGCTTTGGCCTGAGTTTGAAAGTGCTTGGCCATTGATGAGTAACCCAGATAATAAACTATTTCCAGGTGCTAAAGGTATTATAGAGCCTTGGGAAATTCCTTTATTAAATACCATACTTTTGGTGACTTCTAGCGTAACATTAACTTTTGCACATCATAAGTTAAGAGAAAATGATCGAGGTAAAGTCAAGGGGTGGTTAATTGCAACTTTAATACTTGGTTATGCATTCTTATTCTTTCAAGCAGAAGAATATATCCATGCTTATAATGAGTTAGGTCTTACTTTAAATGCTGGTATTTATGGCTCAACATTTTTTATCTTAACGGGGTTTCATGGTGCTCATGTAACACTCGGTGCCATTATGCTCACCATTATGTTAATTCGGATATATAAAGGGCACTTTAGTGGTGAAAAACATTTTGCTTTTGAAGCAGCAAGTTGGTATTGGCACTTTGTCGATGTAGTATGGATAGGATTGTTTATCTTTGTTTATGTGTTTTAA
- a CDS encoding MATE family efflux transporter: MKSIHVKVWAIAWPMMLANITTPLLGLVDAAVLGHLPEAYYLGAVAIGSAIFSFIFWSFGFLRMGTTGIVAQAFGENNYVAIQQCFYQSIIIALVIGTVVIICQSAIFWLGCLFFDPPSQVNSELRIYYEIRIWSAPAVLINFTLIGWLIGVQRTRLPLLLTVIAHSTNIVLDILLVMVFKLNTAGVAIATITADYLTLFIGLLCCSKVLNTLGQPLFTTISIKGIKQLILINKDLFFRSLCLLLCFAFFTAQGSRQGEQILAANALLINFLLIISNGLDGFAHAAEALVGKAIGEKKLNHLQAAIKSTGIWSLVGSIFFMILFWLLGKQIIFALTNIESVRELAITYLPWLIWLPLVTVWSYWLDGVFIGSVRTDLMMYTVLGSCLLIYLPVWWFTRQFDNTGLWLAFFSFLAARSLFSVAGFYYMSKKQAWFSCTSFK; encoded by the coding sequence ATGAAGAGTATTCATGTAAAAGTATGGGCCATTGCCTGGCCTATGATGCTAGCTAATATCACTACTCCCTTGCTTGGATTAGTTGATGCGGCGGTATTAGGACATTTACCAGAGGCTTACTACTTAGGCGCTGTCGCTATTGGCTCTGCTATTTTTAGCTTTATTTTCTGGAGTTTTGGCTTTTTACGTATGGGCACAACCGGTATTGTTGCCCAAGCTTTTGGTGAAAATAATTATGTTGCCATTCAACAATGCTTTTACCAATCTATCATTATTGCGCTAGTAATTGGCACTGTCGTTATTATCTGTCAGTCTGCTATTTTCTGGCTAGGCTGTTTATTTTTTGACCCTCCTTCTCAAGTGAACAGTGAACTACGCATATATTATGAGATTAGGATTTGGTCTGCACCTGCCGTACTTATTAACTTTACCCTGATTGGCTGGCTTATTGGTGTTCAACGCACACGATTACCACTGCTATTAACAGTGATAGCTCATTCTACTAATATTGTGTTAGACATTCTACTAGTCATGGTTTTTAAGTTGAATACAGCAGGCGTTGCCATTGCCACAATCACCGCCGATTATTTGACACTGTTTATTGGTCTACTCTGCTGCAGCAAGGTATTAAACACATTAGGTCAACCTTTATTCACGACTATTAGCATCAAAGGCATTAAACAATTAATCCTGATTAACAAGGACTTATTTTTTCGTTCGCTGTGCTTATTACTTTGCTTTGCTTTTTTTACAGCACAAGGTTCCCGACAAGGAGAACAAATATTGGCCGCGAATGCATTATTGATCAACTTTTTACTCATTATTTCTAACGGCCTGGATGGTTTTGCCCATGCAGCTGAAGCATTAGTTGGTAAAGCTATTGGTGAAAAAAAACTCAACCATTTACAAGCGGCTATTAAATCAACAGGTATTTGGTCTCTCGTTGGCAGCATCTTCTTTATGATTTTATTCTGGTTGCTAGGTAAGCAGATTATTTTTGCTTTAACTAATATTGAGTCTGTCAGAGAGCTTGCCATCACCTACTTACCTTGGCTTATTTGGCTACCCTTAGTTACCGTTTGGAGCTATTGGTTAGATGGTGTATTTATTGGCTCAGTAAGAACAGATCTAATGATGTATACCGTGCTAGGTAGTTGTCTGCTTATTTATTTACCAGTTTGGTGGTTTACTAGACAGTTTGACAATACTGGATTATGGCTGGCGTTTTTTTCCTTTTTAGCCGCTCGAAGCTTATTTTCAGTGGCAGGGTTTTATTATATGAGTAAAAAGCAAGCCTGGTTCAGCTGTACCTCTTTCAAATGA
- a CDS encoding cytochrome c oxidase assembly protein: protein MNVAQQAIRKTVIKLSLVVIGMFGFGFALVPLYDVFCEVTGLNGKTNSQAYQYKSTPAAIDKSRQITVQFITNLGEGARWEFRPIVSQVKVYPGQLNSVEFFAKNPTNITRSSQAVPSISPTEGTTFLQKTECFCFEQQTLQAGEEVIMPMRFVIDQEIPKHITKLTLSYTLFDVTETIAGNMDS, encoded by the coding sequence ATGAATGTGGCGCAACAGGCAATCAGAAAGACTGTTATCAAACTTAGCCTAGTGGTAATAGGTATGTTTGGCTTTGGTTTTGCTTTAGTTCCTTTATATGATGTGTTTTGTGAGGTAACTGGGCTGAATGGTAAAACTAATAGTCAAGCTTACCAATATAAAAGTACGCCAGCTGCAATAGATAAATCACGACAAATCACGGTGCAATTTATTACTAACCTGGGCGAAGGTGCTAGGTGGGAATTTAGACCTATTGTGTCACAAGTTAAAGTTTATCCTGGTCAGTTAAATAGCGTTGAGTTTTTTGCTAAAAATCCAACAAATATTACTCGAAGTAGTCAAGCGGTACCCAGTATAAGTCCAACAGAAGGGACCACATTTTTACAAAAAACAGAATGCTTTTGTTTTGAACAGCAAACATTACAGGCAGGTGAAGAAGTTATAATGCCTATGCGGTTTGTTATTGATCAGGAAATACCAAAACATATAACAAAGTTAACCCTGTCATATACCTTATTTGATGTGACGGAAACAATTGCAGGCAATATGGATAGTTAG